One region of Stigmatella erecta genomic DNA includes:
- the sufD gene encoding Fe-S cluster assembly protein SufD, whose protein sequence is MSGGLQHYLDVASRFQAERGADPVWLRTLRQEGLSQLSQAGFPTTRHEAWKYTDVTPIVSRPFVPAWPGKRVHLEAWVEQLALPGPRLVFVDGRLAPELSSLEGLPAGVRVQSLREALQEDGEALEAVLGQHARAEAHPFVALNAALLEEGVFLRVAPGTVAALPVQLLFLVSGDGVAQVLAAPRIVVDVGANAEAALVECYGGEEGGGSFTNAVTEVVLGENARLHHYKLQAETEGAFHLASLHARQARDSRLASHAFSLGGALARNEVSSVFGGEGGECVLNGLYVGRGTQHLDHRTDLDHAVPRCTSRELYKGVLDGRSRGTFHGRVLVRPDAQRTDATQSNRNLLLSEEALVDTRPQLEILADDVKCAHGAVVGRLDEQALFYLRSRGIPRPEAEQLLTYAFASEVIGAVSLEPLRARVERLVAERLLGTARREVDA, encoded by the coding sequence ATGAGCGGAGGGCTCCAGCACTACCTGGACGTGGCCTCCCGCTTCCAGGCGGAGCGGGGCGCGGATCCGGTGTGGCTGCGGACGCTCCGGCAAGAAGGGCTCTCGCAGCTGTCCCAGGCGGGCTTTCCGACGACGCGCCATGAGGCGTGGAAGTACACGGATGTGACGCCCATCGTGTCGCGGCCGTTCGTGCCGGCGTGGCCCGGCAAGCGCGTCCACCTGGAGGCGTGGGTCGAGCAGCTCGCGCTGCCGGGGCCCCGGCTCGTCTTCGTGGACGGCCGGCTCGCGCCCGAGCTGTCCTCGTTGGAGGGGCTGCCCGCCGGGGTGCGGGTGCAGTCCCTGCGGGAGGCCCTCCAGGAGGACGGCGAGGCGCTGGAGGCGGTGCTGGGCCAGCACGCCCGCGCCGAGGCCCACCCGTTCGTCGCGCTCAACGCGGCGCTCCTGGAGGAGGGGGTCTTCCTGCGCGTGGCGCCGGGCACGGTGGCGGCCCTGCCCGTGCAGCTGCTCTTCCTGGTCTCCGGGGACGGGGTGGCGCAGGTGCTCGCGGCCCCGCGCATCGTGGTGGACGTGGGGGCCAACGCCGAGGCGGCGCTGGTGGAGTGCTATGGCGGGGAGGAGGGGGGCGGCTCGTTCACCAACGCGGTGACGGAGGTGGTGCTCGGAGAGAACGCCCGCCTGCACCACTACAAGCTCCAGGCGGAGACGGAAGGTGCGTTCCACCTGGCGAGCCTCCACGCCCGGCAGGCGCGTGACAGCCGCCTGGCCTCGCATGCCTTCTCGCTGGGCGGCGCCCTGGCGCGCAACGAGGTGTCCTCGGTGTTCGGCGGCGAGGGCGGGGAGTGTGTCCTGAATGGCCTGTACGTGGGCCGGGGCACCCAGCACCTGGACCACCGCACCGACCTGGACCACGCGGTGCCGCGCTGCACCAGCCGGGAGCTGTACAAGGGCGTGCTGGATGGGCGCTCGCGGGGCACCTTCCATGGGCGGGTGCTGGTGCGGCCCGATGCGCAGCGCACGGATGCCACCCAGTCCAACCGCAACCTCCTGCTCTCGGAGGAGGCGCTGGTGGACACGCGCCCCCAGCTGGAGATTCTCGCGGATGACGTGAAGTGCGCGCACGGCGCCGTGGTGGGGCGCCTGGACGAGCAGGCGCTCTTCTACCTCCGGTCGCGGGGCATTCCCCGGCCCGAGGCGGAGCAGCTGCTCACGTATGCCTTCGCCAGCGAGGTGATTGGGGCGGTATCCCTGGAGCCCCTGCGGGCCCGGGTGGAGCGGCTCGTGGCGGAGCGATTGCTGGGGACAGCCCGGCGGGAGGTGGACGCATGA
- a CDS encoding cysteine desulfurase, which yields MSQHGLDVARVRADFPILLQEVRGRPLVYLDSAASAQKPQAVIDALVRFYTHDNANVHRGVHLLSERATEAFEDAREKVRRFLKARESKEIVFVRGTTEAINLVAQTFGRKHVGPGDEVLITGLEHHANIVPWQLLCEQQGATLKSVPVNEHGELVLEALDALLTPRTRILALTHVSNALGTVVPVKELIRRAHAKGVPVLVDGAQAVTHFPVDVQDLDCDFYAFSGHKLFGPMGIGVLYGKKELLEAMPPYQGGGDMILSVTLEKTVYNRIPYRFEAGTPDVAGAVGLGAAIDYLEALGLEAIAAHDRELLAYAEEALGAVPGIRILGRAKERSGVVSFVMQDIHPHDIGTILDREGVAIRTGHHCAQPLMKCFGVAATARASLALYNTREDVDALVRGLHKVREVFA from the coding sequence ATGAGCCAGCATGGATTGGATGTGGCCCGGGTCCGGGCGGACTTTCCCATCCTCCTCCAGGAGGTCCGGGGCCGGCCGCTGGTGTACCTGGACAGCGCCGCCTCGGCGCAGAAGCCCCAGGCGGTCATCGACGCGCTGGTGCGCTTCTACACGCACGACAACGCCAACGTGCACCGGGGCGTGCACCTGCTGTCCGAGCGCGCCACGGAGGCCTTCGAGGATGCGCGCGAGAAGGTCCGGCGGTTCCTCAAGGCCCGGGAGTCGAAGGAGATCGTCTTCGTGCGCGGCACCACCGAGGCCATCAACCTCGTGGCGCAGACGTTTGGCCGCAAGCACGTGGGCCCCGGGGACGAGGTGCTCATCACCGGGCTGGAGCACCACGCCAACATCGTCCCCTGGCAGCTCCTGTGCGAGCAGCAGGGGGCCACGCTGAAGTCCGTGCCGGTGAATGAGCACGGGGAGCTGGTGCTGGAGGCGCTGGACGCGCTGCTCACCCCGCGCACGCGCATCCTCGCCCTCACGCACGTCTCCAACGCCCTGGGCACGGTGGTGCCGGTGAAGGAGCTGATTCGCCGTGCGCACGCCAAGGGGGTGCCGGTGCTGGTGGATGGGGCGCAGGCGGTGACGCACTTCCCGGTGGACGTGCAGGACCTGGACTGTGACTTCTACGCCTTCTCGGGCCACAAGCTCTTCGGGCCCATGGGCATCGGCGTGCTGTACGGCAAGAAGGAGCTGCTGGAGGCGATGCCGCCATACCAGGGCGGCGGGGACATGATCCTCTCGGTCACCCTGGAGAAGACGGTCTACAACCGCATCCCCTACCGGTTCGAGGCGGGCACCCCGGACGTGGCGGGCGCGGTGGGGCTGGGGGCGGCCATCGATTATCTGGAGGCGCTGGGGCTGGAGGCCATCGCGGCGCACGACCGGGAGCTCTTGGCCTATGCCGAAGAGGCGCTGGGCGCCGTGCCCGGCATCCGGATCCTGGGCCGCGCGAAGGAGCGATCGGGCGTGGTGTCCTTCGTGATGCAGGACATCCACCCGCATGACATCGGCACCATCCTGGACCGTGAGGGCGTGGCCATCCGGACGGGGCACCACTGCGCGCAGCCGTTGATGAAGTGCTTCGGGGTGGCAGCCACCGCGCGGGCCTCGCTGGCGCTCTACAACACCCGGGAGGACGTGGATGCGCTCGTCCGGGGGCTCCACAAGGTACGGGAGGTGTTCGCATGA
- the sufU gene encoding Fe-S cluster assembly sulfur transfer protein SufU codes for MSSELRDLYQEVVLDHGKRPRNFRDVEGANHRAEGFNPLCGDQLTVALKLEGDVIRDIGFQGQGCAISRASASLMTGAVKDKTREEAEQLFAQVHRLVTEGPDGVDMEVLGKLTVLSGVSEFPARVKCASLAWHTLRAALHGQAEPVSTE; via the coding sequence ATGAGCTCGGAACTGAGAGACCTCTACCAGGAGGTGGTGCTCGACCATGGCAAGCGGCCCCGCAACTTCCGCGACGTGGAGGGGGCGAACCACCGGGCGGAGGGCTTCAACCCGCTGTGTGGGGACCAGCTCACCGTGGCGCTGAAGCTCGAAGGGGACGTCATCCGGGACATCGGCTTCCAGGGGCAGGGGTGTGCCATCTCCCGCGCCTCCGCGTCGCTGATGACGGGGGCGGTGAAGGACAAGACGCGCGAGGAGGCCGAGCAGCTCTTCGCGCAGGTGCACCGGCTGGTGACGGAAGGGCCCGATGGGGTGGACATGGAGGTGCTGGGCAAGCTCACGGTGCTCTCCGGGGTGAGCGAGTTTCCGGCGCGGGTGAAGTGCGCGAGCCTCGCCTGGCACACGCTGCGCGCGGCGCTTCACGGGCAGGCCGAGCCTGTCTCGACGGAGTAG
- the sufT gene encoding putative Fe-S cluster assembly protein SufT: MRGLVVLERECEATLIPSGERVKVPEGTDLRVVQTLGGNVTVQSISDGQLLRIDAKDAALLGEEFAAKPEAPPQAGEEATGEGPFDEARVWEQLRTVYDPEIPVNIVELGLVYQCQAAPLPAGGQRVDIQMTVTAPGCGMGPVLQEDVRRKVLSVPGVKEANVDLVFEPPWDQSRMSEVARLELGWM, from the coding sequence ATGCGAGGGTTGGTGGTGCTGGAGCGCGAGTGCGAGGCGACGCTGATTCCCAGCGGCGAGCGGGTGAAGGTGCCCGAGGGCACGGACCTGCGCGTGGTGCAGACGCTGGGCGGCAACGTCACCGTGCAGTCCATCTCGGACGGTCAGCTGCTGCGCATCGACGCGAAGGACGCGGCCCTGCTGGGCGAGGAGTTCGCCGCGAAGCCGGAGGCCCCGCCGCAGGCCGGGGAGGAGGCCACCGGCGAGGGGCCCTTCGACGAGGCGCGCGTCTGGGAGCAGCTGCGCACGGTGTATGATCCGGAGATTCCCGTGAACATCGTGGAGCTGGGGCTGGTGTACCAGTGCCAGGCCGCGCCGCTGCCGGCAGGGGGGCAGCGGGTGGACATCCAGATGACGGTGACGGCGCCCGGCTGCGGCATGGGGCCGGTGCTCCAGGAGGACGTGCGGCGCAAGGTGCTCAGCGTGCCGGGGGTGAAGGAGGCGAACGTGGACCTGGTCTTCGAGCCGCCCTGGGACCAGAGCCGCATGTCGGAGGTTGCGCGGCTGGAGCTCGGGTGGATGTAA
- a CDS encoding hybrid sensor histidine kinase/response regulator, translating to MSTSASTNRRILVIDDNRTIHEDFRKILCPPSGDDSLNAMETELFGADERPTPLPGFEVDTATQGEEGIRMARAAREQHRPYAVAFVDIRMPPGIDGVETTYRLWAEDNDLQVVICSAYADYSWEEMMQRLGLSQRLLILRKPFDGIEVRQLAYSLTEKWELLLRSRLRMEDLARAIEERTRQLEAANTRLAQAQRLEALGRLSAGLAHEINNPLSFILANLGHLRSTLETDPAQLQPAETQELREACDESLEGAERIRRIIQNIKLFSRLDQAPRTQVDLHEVLEQALAEVRELLGPSTRLVRELEAVPMVSASETGLQQVFFGLLVNAAYALKDAGPEPVLRVATRLQEDGRVVVEVQDNGQGIAPEHLSRIFEPFFTTKRVGKSAGLGLSVCYGIVAGLGGDITVESTLGQGTLFRVQLPQGLGDFDLSTDSRGTGH from the coding sequence TTGAGCACATCCGCATCCACCAATCGCCGCATCCTGGTGATCGATGACAACCGGACCATCCACGAGGACTTCCGCAAGATTCTGTGTCCTCCGTCGGGGGACGACTCGCTGAACGCGATGGAGACGGAGCTGTTCGGCGCCGACGAGCGCCCCACCCCGCTGCCGGGCTTCGAGGTGGACACCGCCACGCAGGGCGAGGAGGGCATCCGGATGGCGCGCGCCGCGCGCGAGCAGCACCGCCCGTATGCGGTGGCCTTCGTGGACATCCGCATGCCACCGGGCATCGACGGGGTGGAGACCACGTACCGGCTGTGGGCGGAGGACAACGACTTGCAGGTCGTCATCTGCTCGGCCTACGCGGACTACTCGTGGGAGGAGATGATGCAGCGGCTGGGGCTCAGCCAGCGGCTGCTCATCCTGCGCAAGCCCTTCGATGGCATCGAGGTGCGCCAGCTGGCGTACTCGCTCACCGAGAAGTGGGAGCTGCTGCTGCGCAGCCGGCTGCGCATGGAGGACCTGGCGCGCGCCATCGAGGAGCGGACGCGGCAGCTGGAGGCGGCCAACACGCGGCTGGCCCAGGCGCAGCGGCTGGAGGCGCTCGGGCGGCTGTCGGCGGGGCTCGCGCATGAAATCAACAACCCGCTGAGCTTCATCCTGGCCAACCTGGGGCACCTGCGCTCCACGCTGGAGACGGACCCCGCGCAGCTCCAGCCGGCGGAGACGCAGGAGCTGCGGGAGGCGTGTGACGAGTCGCTCGAAGGGGCCGAGCGCATCCGGCGCATCATCCAGAACATCAAGCTCTTCTCGCGCCTGGACCAGGCGCCGAGGACGCAGGTGGACTTGCACGAGGTGCTGGAGCAGGCGCTCGCCGAGGTGCGGGAGCTGCTGGGGCCCAGCACGCGGCTGGTGCGGGAGCTGGAGGCGGTGCCCATGGTGTCCGCCAGCGAGACGGGCCTGCAGCAGGTGTTCTTCGGGCTGCTGGTGAACGCCGCCTATGCGCTGAAGGACGCCGGGCCGGAGCCCGTGCTCCGGGTGGCCACGCGGCTCCAGGAGGATGGCCGGGTGGTGGTGGAGGTCCAGGACAACGGGCAGGGCATCGCGCCGGAGCACCTGAGCCGCATCTTCGAGCCGTTCTTCACCACGAAGCGGGTGGGCAAGAGCGCCGGGCTGGGCCTGTCGGTCTGCTACGGCATCGTGGCCGGGCTGGGCGGGGACATCACCGTGGAGAGCACCCTGGGCCAGGGCACCCTGTTCCGGGTGCAGCTGCCGCAGGGCCTCGGGGACTTCGATCTGAGCACGGACTCGCGCGGCACCGGCCACTGA
- a CDS encoding type 1 glutamine amidotransferase domain-containing protein, with protein sequence MAKKLKGLRVAVLAVDGFEQVELTQPVKKLRQQGACVEILSLHPGSIRGMNHLVPGKKVSVDTVLKKVKAADYDALLLPGGLANPDTLRQSELAREFVTDFDRLDRPVAVICHGPWLLISAGLVSGRRLTSWPGIQDDVRNAGGIWEDAPVVRDGTWVSSRGPQDLPAFDAAMTALFAEHLALRQPRAAEQPRRWPRWVLGGLALAALGFGLREGLRERPLLAL encoded by the coding sequence ATGGCAAAGAAGCTCAAGGGGCTACGGGTCGCCGTGTTGGCGGTGGATGGGTTCGAGCAGGTGGAGCTGACCCAGCCCGTCAAGAAACTCCGTCAACAGGGCGCGTGCGTGGAAATCCTCTCGCTGCACCCGGGTTCCATCCGGGGGATGAACCACCTGGTCCCCGGCAAGAAGGTGTCCGTGGACACCGTGCTCAAGAAGGTGAAGGCCGCCGACTATGACGCCCTGCTGCTGCCGGGCGGGCTGGCCAACCCCGATACCCTGCGCCAGAGCGAGCTGGCCCGGGAGTTCGTCACCGACTTCGACCGGCTGGACCGCCCGGTGGCCGTCATCTGCCACGGCCCCTGGCTGCTCATCTCCGCGGGCCTCGTCAGCGGCCGCCGCCTCACCTCCTGGCCCGGCATCCAGGACGACGTCCGCAACGCGGGCGGCATCTGGGAGGACGCGCCCGTGGTGCGCGACGGCACCTGGGTCTCCAGCCGGGGGCCGCAGGATCTGCCCGCCTTCGACGCGGCCATGACGGCCCTCTTCGCCGAGCACCTGGCCCTGCGCCAGCCGCGGGCGGCGGAGCAGCCCCGGCGCTGGCCGCGCTGGGTGCTGGGAGGGCTGGCGCTCGCCGCGCTGGGCTTCGGCCTGCGCGAGGGGCTCCGGGAGCGCCCGCTGCTGGCGCTCTGA
- a CDS encoding isoaspartyl peptidase/L-asparaginase family protein, with protein MHRRSPLFPLSSPLRGTLAAATALPGLLLLPLGCASSPAAALREDASSPPLQAQRKWGLAIHGGAGVMSRDTLTPEREAEVRARLTESLQAGHAILAQGGTSLDAVGAAIRVLEDSPLFNAGKGAVFTHEGRNELDASLMDGRTLAAGAVAGLRHVKNPIALARRVMERSPHVMMVGEGAEAFAREQGLELVPPEYFRTEERWEQLQRALEKERAAGGQASAPGVSPRPEDGKFGTVGAVALDQSGHLAAGTSTGGMTNKRYGRVGDSPIIGAGTYANAHCAVSGTGHGEFFIRHTVARDICARVEYLKVPLQEAADTVVRDVLVKAGGEGGVIALDAQGTVAMPFNSPGMYRGYMGEDGQPFVAIFPE; from the coding sequence ATGCACCGCAGAAGCCCCTTGTTCCCCCTGTCCTCCCCCCTGCGCGGCACGCTGGCCGCCGCCACCGCGCTCCCCGGGCTGCTGCTCTTGCCGCTGGGCTGTGCCTCCTCTCCGGCGGCGGCCCTCCGGGAGGATGCCTCCTCCCCCCCGCTCCAGGCCCAGCGCAAGTGGGGCCTCGCCATCCACGGCGGCGCGGGCGTCATGTCCCGCGACACCCTCACCCCGGAGCGGGAGGCGGAAGTGCGGGCCCGGCTCACCGAGTCGCTCCAGGCGGGCCATGCCATCCTGGCCCAGGGGGGCACGAGCCTGGATGCCGTGGGGGCGGCGATCCGCGTGCTGGAGGATTCCCCCCTGTTCAACGCGGGCAAGGGGGCGGTGTTCACCCACGAGGGGCGCAACGAGCTGGATGCCTCCCTCATGGATGGGCGGACGCTGGCGGCGGGCGCCGTGGCGGGGCTGCGCCACGTGAAGAACCCCATCGCGCTGGCGCGGCGGGTGATGGAGCGCTCGCCGCACGTGATGATGGTGGGCGAGGGGGCCGAGGCGTTCGCGCGCGAGCAGGGCCTGGAGCTGGTGCCCCCGGAGTACTTCCGCACCGAGGAGCGCTGGGAGCAGCTCCAGCGGGCCCTGGAGAAGGAGCGGGCCGCGGGCGGACAGGCTTCCGCCCCGGGCGTGTCCCCGCGGCCGGAGGATGGGAAGTTCGGCACCGTGGGCGCCGTGGCGCTTGACCAGTCGGGACACCTGGCGGCGGGCACCTCCACCGGGGGCATGACGAACAAGCGGTATGGGCGCGTGGGGGACTCGCCCATCATCGGCGCGGGCACCTACGCCAACGCGCACTGCGCCGTGTCGGGCACGGGGCATGGGGAGTTCTTCATCCGCCACACCGTGGCCCGGGACATCTGCGCCCGGGTGGAGTACCTGAAGGTGCCCCTCCAGGAGGCCGCGGACACCGTCGTGCGCGACGTGCTGGTGAAGGCTGGGGGCGAGGGCGGCGTCATCGCCCTGGATGCGCAGGGGACGGTGGCCATGCCCTTCAACTCCCCGGGCATGTACCGCGGCTACATGGGGGAAGATGGCCAGCCCTTCGTGGCCATCTTCCCGGAGTGA